The Solea senegalensis isolate Sse05_10M unplaced genomic scaffold, IFAPA_SoseM_1 scf7180000012929, whole genome shotgun sequence genome contains a region encoding:
- the LOC122760065 gene encoding uncharacterized protein LOC122760065 codes for MPRLKKHNRSIAAKKSMEERLAAVVASAPLVPTTCFPPPTRGPSRRGTGLRHRVSTWPVSPLTGRSHKMIIPAESPDKKFVLFVGDSHLRAIVDGHVKISHKLLSFGLMSTPGADAKDLRTEMVSAVLPRTPDLVCVLAPSNNLTRGTLDQAAVDFKELLTSALSRWPKLFVLDFPPRRTVDQDLQELFRQEFHRVAARKGVRYYSIAECFPLSQRDLWSWDGVHLSDGSGMRTLVTLLCDKSSQELEMAVAQEELRSMLPAVPAPRPAPRLVVVGEARSSRPLHNPLDWKVVEPRRTGSSLPPKGVKVQLRDCFIPLTPVWFSPPMLEMMDSVRPGNLDRKEPSTSAKGPMVVKRPRSPFAAKKSCGKQKVKVEEWPELPKAVSVEVGDWPGVPKAVEDVPVERPRRRIVFKKRRTSQQ; via the exons aTGCCTCGCCTGAAGAAACACAACCGTTCCATCGCGGCTAAGAAGAGCATGGAGGAACGcctggcagcagtggtggcatCTGCGCCTTTGGTCCCCACCACTTGCTTCCCACCACCAACACGTGGTCCCTCAC GTCGTGGTACTGGTCTTCGCCACCGTGTGAGCACCTGGCCAGTTTCCCCCCTGACTGGCAGGAGTCACAAGATGATCATCCCAGCCGAGTCACCTGACAAGAAG tttgttctttttgtcgGTGATTCCCACCTGCGTGCCATTGTTGATGGCCATGTGAAGATTTCGCACAAGCTGCTTTCTTTTGGTCTCATGTCAACGCCAGGGGCTGACGCCAAGGACCTGAGGACTGAGATGGTGAGTGCAGTCCTGCCCAGGACCCCTgaccttgtttgtgttcttgcaCCCAGCAACAACTTGACTAGGGGGACATTGGATCAGGCTGCAGTGGACTTTAAGGAGCTTCTCACCAGTGCCTTGTCTCGGTGGCCGAAG CTGTTTGTCCTGGACTTCCCTCCACGCCGGACTGTGGATCAGGACCTGCAGGAACTTTTTCGCCAAGAATTTCACCGTGTGGCTGCACGCAAGG gtgTGAGGTACTACTCTATCGCAGAGTGTTTTCCTCTCAGCCAGCGTGACCTGTGGAGTTGGGATGGG GTTCACCTGAGCGATGGATCTGGGATGAGGACACTGGTGACATTGCTATGCGACAAATCCAGTCAGGAGCTAGAGATGGCTGTTGCACAGGAGGAGTTGCGTAGCATGTTGCCAGCTGTTCCTGCTCCTCGTCCGGCTCCGAGGTTGGTTGTGGTTGGAGAGGCTCGCTCTTCACGTCCGTTGCACAACCCATTGGATTGGAAGGTGGTTGAACCACGCAGGACG GGGAGCAGCTTGCCCCCTAAGGGAGTGAAGGTTCAGCTCAgg GATTGTTTCATCCCTCTCACTCCTGTTTGGTTCAGCCCACCAATGTTGGAGATGATGGACAGTGTCCGCCCGGGCAATCTTGATCGGAAGGAGCCCAGTACTTCTGCCAAGGGACCAATG gTGGTCAAGCGTCCTAGGAGCCCTTTTGCGGCAAAGAAGAGCTGTGGGAAACAGAAG gTGAAGGTGGAGGAGTGGCCTGAACTTCCCAAGGCTGTGTCA gtggaggtgggggatTGGCCTGGAGTGCCCAAGGCTGTGGAG gaCGTCCCCGTGGAGCGTCCCCGCAGACGCATTGTCTTCAAGAAGAGGCGTACTTCTCAGCAG